A genomic window from Ideonella sp. WA131b includes:
- the atpE gene encoding F0F1 ATP synthase subunit C, producing MNGIDLLPLAVGHMIGLGAVGSCLGVGLLASRYVEASARQPELMEPLQGKVFLLVGVLDGAFIIATGIGLWFATANPFKN from the coding sequence ATGAACGGCATCGACCTCCTCCCGCTGGCCGTGGGCCACATGATCGGCCTCGGCGCCGTCGGTTCCTGCCTGGGCGTGGGCCTGCTGGCCAGCCGCTACGTCGAGGCCAGCGCGCGCCAGCCCGAGCTGATGGAGCCGCTGCAGGGCAAGGTGTTCCTGCTCGTGGGCGTGCTCGACGGCGCGTTCATCATCGCCACCGGCATCGGGCTGTGGTTCGCCACGGCGAATCCCTTCAAGAACTGA
- the upp gene encoding uracil phosphoribosyltransferase codes for MSPPAAVTVVSHPLVQHKLTLMRQKDLSTSSFRRLLHEISMLMAYEVLREMPMTMIDIETPLERMRSPVIEGRKTVFVVVMRAGAGFLDGMLEVVPGARVGHVGLYRDPKTLAAVEYYFKMPGEMHERDAIVLDPMLATGNSAVAAVDRLKQTKPRSIRFVSLVAAPEGLAQMQQHHPDVPIFTAAIDRALNEHGYIVPGLGDAGDRIYGTR; via the coding sequence ATGAGCCCGCCCGCCGCCGTCACCGTCGTCAGCCACCCGCTGGTGCAGCACAAGCTCACGCTGATGCGCCAGAAGGATCTCTCCACCAGCAGCTTCCGCCGCCTGCTGCACGAGATCAGCATGCTGATGGCCTACGAGGTGCTGCGCGAGATGCCGATGACGATGATCGACATCGAGACGCCGCTGGAGCGCATGCGCTCGCCGGTGATCGAGGGCCGCAAGACGGTGTTCGTGGTCGTCATGCGCGCCGGCGCGGGCTTCCTCGACGGCATGCTCGAGGTGGTGCCCGGCGCCCGTGTGGGCCACGTGGGCCTGTACCGCGACCCCAAGACGCTGGCGGCCGTGGAGTACTACTTCAAGATGCCCGGCGAGATGCACGAGCGCGACGCCATCGTGCTCGACCCCATGCTGGCCACCGGCAACAGCGCCGTGGCCGCGGTCGACCGGCTCAAGCAGACCAAGCCACGCTCGATCCGCTTCGTGAGCCTGGTGGCCGCGCCCGAGGGCCTCGCGCAGATGCAGCAGCACCACCCCGACGTGCCCATCTTCACGGCGGCCATCGACCGCGCGCTCAACGAACACGGCTACATCGTGCCGGGGCTGGGGGACGCGGGGGATCGGATCTACGGCACCAGGTAA
- the ybeY gene encoding rRNA maturation RNase YbeY: MPVLSLSLQFADARHKALLPRHKVARWVRAALLNPGEITVRIVGADEGRELNREYRQKDHATNVLTFDYQHAPVVMADLILCAPVIEAEARQQGLELEAHYAHLLVHGTLHAQGYDHETAQQAREMEPRETALMRSLGFADPYARG, from the coding sequence ATGCCGGTGCTGTCGCTGTCGCTGCAGTTTGCCGACGCGCGGCACAAGGCCCTGCTGCCGCGCCACAAGGTGGCGCGCTGGGTGCGAGCGGCGCTGCTCAACCCGGGCGAGATCACCGTGCGCATCGTCGGTGCCGACGAGGGCCGCGAGCTCAACCGAGAGTACCGGCAGAAGGACCACGCGACCAACGTGCTGACCTTCGACTACCAGCACGCGCCGGTGGTGATGGCCGACCTCATCCTGTGCGCGCCCGTGATCGAGGCCGAGGCGCGCCAGCAGGGACTTGAGCTCGAGGCGCACTACGCCCATCTGCTGGTGCACGGCACCTTGCACGCGCAGGGTTACGACCACGAAACGGCCCAGCAGGCGCGCGAGATGGAGCCGCGGGAGACTGCACTGATGCGGAGCTTGGGATTCGCCGATCCGTATGCGCGCGGGTGA
- a CDS encoding PhoH family protein, whose protein sequence is MFARLPTLPDAASALFTSSALAPSVIRRHTITDADNRRLAEACGPLDEHLRRIEAALGLSLQRRGASFRAQGPGAAVDRAVALIDSLYARACGSHVPVGAEELELLLVGTGAGLVDPAQHKAVAAEGPVQAEPGPVLHTRHTELRGRTPNQVRYLQQMLAHDITFGIGPAGTGKTFLAVACAVDALERQGVQRIVLTRPAVEAGERLGFLPGDLAQKVDPYLRPLYDALYDLMGFDRTTKAFEKGQIEIAPLAFMRGRTLNHAFVILDEAQNTTREQMKMFLTRIGFGSRCVVTGDTSQVDLAKGVDSGLVDAKRVLAGVPGIAFTQFTAVDVVRHPLVARIVDAYERQAGAPR, encoded by the coding sequence ATGTTTGCGAGGCTTCCTACTTTGCCCGATGCTGCTTCTGCCCTCTTCACGTCTTCTGCCCTGGCGCCCTCTGTGATCCGACGCCACACGATCACCGACGCCGACAACCGCCGCCTCGCCGAGGCCTGCGGCCCGTTGGACGAACACCTGCGGCGCATCGAAGCGGCGCTCGGCCTGAGCCTGCAGCGTCGCGGCGCCAGCTTCCGTGCCCAGGGCCCGGGTGCGGCCGTGGACCGCGCGGTGGCCTTGATCGACAGCCTGTACGCGCGCGCATGCGGCTCCCACGTGCCCGTGGGTGCCGAGGAGCTGGAGCTGCTGCTGGTCGGCACCGGCGCCGGCCTGGTGGACCCGGCGCAGCACAAGGCCGTGGCCGCGGAAGGCCCTGTACAGGCCGAGCCCGGCCCGGTGCTGCACACCCGCCACACCGAGCTGCGTGGCCGCACGCCCAACCAGGTGCGCTACCTGCAGCAGATGTTGGCACACGACATCACCTTCGGCATCGGCCCGGCCGGCACGGGCAAAACCTTCCTGGCCGTGGCCTGCGCGGTCGACGCGCTGGAGCGCCAGGGCGTGCAGCGCATCGTGCTCACGCGGCCCGCCGTGGAGGCCGGCGAGCGCCTGGGCTTCCTGCCCGGTGACCTGGCCCAGAAAGTCGACCCCTACCTGCGCCCGCTGTACGACGCGCTGTACGACCTGATGGGTTTCGACCGCACGACCAAGGCCTTCGAGAAAGGCCAGATCGAGATCGCGCCGCTGGCCTTCATGCGCGGGCGCACGCTCAACCACGCCTTCGTCATCCTCGACGAGGCGCAGAACACCACGCGCGAGCAGATGAAGATGTTCCTCACCCGCATCGGCTTCGGCAGCCGGTGTGTGGTCACGGGTGACACCAGCCAGGTGGACCTGGCCAAAGGCGTCGACAGCGGCCTGGTGGACGCGAAGCGGGTGCTGGCCGGCGTGCCGGGCATCGCGTTCACGCAGTTCACGGCCGTCGACGTGGTGCGCCACCCGCTGGTGGCGCGCATCGTCGACGCCTACGAACGCCAGGCCGGAGCGCCGCGGTGA
- a CDS encoding SGNH/GDSL hydrolase family protein yields the protein MSLTAKLVLSPLLVAQALRTRAKLPVLPEAAGERQGEVGDGQPLRLLILGDSSAAGVGVVHQRDALAGQLVNALARRTRRHVQWRLLARSGLNTEQLLALLLREQRTLAHHPFDLAVVVTGVNDVVDQVPSHRAVALREALANTLRNALGVAHVVFAPLPPLHLIPGLPQPLRWVAGRDARRHDRALAQWAATRADVSHLDVELPLNAGVMADDGFHPGAPVYRLCGHAMAEHIALAVWPGLSAGPRS from the coding sequence GTGTCGCTGACGGCCAAGCTGGTGCTGTCGCCGCTGCTGGTGGCGCAGGCCCTGCGCACACGTGCCAAGCTGCCGGTGCTGCCCGAGGCCGCGGGTGAGCGCCAAGGCGAGGTCGGTGACGGCCAGCCCCTGCGACTGCTCATCCTGGGCGACTCGTCTGCCGCTGGCGTGGGGGTGGTCCACCAGCGCGATGCGCTGGCCGGGCAGCTCGTGAATGCGCTGGCCAGGCGCACGCGGCGCCACGTGCAATGGCGGCTGCTGGCGCGCTCGGGTCTGAACACCGAGCAGCTGCTCGCGCTGCTTTTGCGCGAGCAGCGGACCCTGGCGCATCACCCCTTCGATTTGGCGGTGGTCGTCACCGGGGTCAACGACGTCGTCGACCAAGTGCCCTCGCACCGCGCCGTGGCACTGCGCGAAGCGCTGGCCAACACGCTGCGCAACGCCCTGGGCGTGGCCCATGTGGTGTTCGCCCCCTTGCCGCCGTTGCACCTGATCCCAGGGCTGCCGCAGCCGCTGCGCTGGGTGGCCGGCCGCGACGCGCGCCGCCACGACCGTGCCCTCGCGCAGTGGGCAGCTACGCGCGCCGACGTCTCCCACCTCGACGTCGAGTTGCCGCTCAATGCGGGCGTCATGGCCGACGACGGCTTCCACCCCGGAGCCCCCGTATACCGGCTTTGCGGCCACGCCATGGCCGAGCACATCGCCCTTGCAGTGTGGCCGGGCTTGTCGGCGGGCCCACGCTCCTAG
- a CDS encoding enoyl-CoA hydratase — MSIKTATINGVATIEIARPEKKNALTVAMYQAMAEALNAAREDGAVRAVLITGQPGIFTSGNDVEDFLTRPPGQGSDSMDSPVFRFMRALLDCDKPVVAAVTGAAIGIGTTMLLHCDFVYVSDEARLAMPFVALGLVPEYASSLVVPQLMGHRRAAEKLLLGDPFTPEQAVDCGIASAVLPAAEVVAHARRVAERFNALPPGAVREAKQLMRAPERERLLQTIRTEGEIFGRRLRSPEAMEAFQAFLQKRKPDFSRF; from the coding sequence ATGAGCATCAAAACCGCCACCATCAACGGCGTGGCCACCATCGAGATCGCGCGCCCCGAGAAGAAGAACGCGCTCACCGTGGCCATGTACCAGGCCATGGCCGAGGCGCTGAACGCGGCGCGCGAGGACGGGGCCGTGCGCGCGGTGCTCATCACCGGCCAGCCCGGCATCTTCACCAGCGGCAACGACGTCGAGGACTTCCTCACCCGCCCGCCGGGCCAGGGCAGCGATTCGATGGACTCGCCGGTGTTCCGCTTCATGCGCGCGCTGCTCGACTGCGACAAGCCCGTGGTGGCGGCGGTCACCGGCGCGGCCATCGGCATCGGCACGACGATGCTGCTGCACTGCGACTTCGTCTATGTCTCCGACGAGGCCCGCCTGGCGATGCCCTTCGTGGCCCTCGGCCTGGTGCCCGAGTACGCCAGCAGCCTGGTGGTGCCACAGCTGATGGGCCACCGCCGGGCGGCCGAGAAGCTGCTGCTGGGCGACCCCTTCACGCCCGAGCAGGCGGTGGACTGCGGCATTGCCAGCGCCGTGCTGCCGGCCGCCGAGGTGGTGGCGCATGCCCGCCGCGTGGCCGAGCGCTTCAACGCGCTGCCGCCGGGCGCCGTGCGCGAGGCCAAGCAGCTGATGCGCGCGCCCGAGCGCGAACGTCTCCTGCAGACCATCCGCACCGAAGGCGAGATCTTCGGCCGCCGCCTGCGCAGCCCCGAGGCGATGGAGGCCTTCCAGGCCTTCCTGCAAAAGCGCAAACCCGACTTCAGCCGGTTCTGA
- a CDS encoding acetyl-CoA C-acyltransferase — MSKQIQDAYIVAASRTPIGKAPRGVFRTMRPDDLLVAAVKSALAQVPSLDPKAIEDAIIGCSFPEGEQGMNMARVAMVLAGLPHSVGGVTVNRFCASGLTALQMAADRIRVGEAEVMIAGGAESMSMVPMGGNKPSFNPEVFAKDENVGIAYGMGLTAEKVAAQWQVSREDQDAFALASHQKALAAQAAGEFAGETAPIDVISRLPNLATGEVSVSTRTVKLDEGARPDTSLEGLGRLKPVFAAKGSVTAGNSSQTSDGAGALILASERACMQFDLKPLARFVSFAARGVAPEIMGIGPIEAIPAALKAGGISQADLDWIELNEAFAAQALAVIRTCGLDPAKVNPMGGAIALGHPLGATGAIRAATVVHALQRRQLRYGMVTMCVGMGQGAAGILERV, encoded by the coding sequence ATGAGCAAGCAGATCCAGGACGCCTACATCGTCGCCGCCAGCCGCACGCCCATCGGCAAGGCGCCTCGCGGCGTGTTCCGCACCATGCGGCCCGACGACCTGCTGGTCGCGGCCGTGAAGAGCGCGCTGGCCCAGGTGCCCTCGCTGGACCCCAAGGCGATTGAAGACGCCATCATCGGCTGCAGCTTCCCCGAGGGCGAGCAGGGCATGAACATGGCCCGCGTGGCCATGGTGCTGGCCGGGCTGCCGCACAGCGTGGGCGGCGTCACCGTCAACCGCTTCTGCGCCAGCGGCCTGACGGCGCTGCAGATGGCGGCTGACCGCATCCGCGTCGGCGAGGCCGAGGTGATGATCGCCGGCGGTGCCGAGAGCATGAGCATGGTGCCCATGGGCGGCAACAAGCCCAGCTTCAACCCCGAGGTGTTTGCCAAGGACGAGAACGTCGGCATCGCCTACGGCATGGGCCTCACGGCCGAGAAGGTGGCGGCGCAGTGGCAGGTGAGCCGCGAAGACCAGGACGCCTTCGCGCTGGCCTCGCACCAGAAGGCGCTGGCGGCCCAGGCCGCGGGCGAATTTGCGGGCGAGACCGCGCCGATTGACGTGATCTCGCGCCTGCCCAACCTGGCCACCGGCGAGGTAAGCGTGAGCACGCGCACGGTGAAGCTCGACGAAGGCGCCCGCCCCGACACCAGCCTCGAAGGGCTGGGCAGGCTCAAGCCCGTCTTCGCCGCCAAGGGCAGCGTGACGGCCGGCAACAGCAGCCAGACCAGCGACGGCGCCGGCGCGCTGATCCTGGCCAGCGAGCGCGCCTGCATGCAGTTCGACCTCAAGCCGCTGGCGCGCTTCGTCAGTTTCGCGGCGCGCGGCGTGGCGCCCGAGATCATGGGCATCGGCCCGATCGAGGCCATCCCGGCCGCGCTCAAGGCCGGCGGCATCAGCCAGGCCGATCTCGACTGGATCGAACTCAACGAGGCCTTCGCCGCGCAGGCCCTGGCCGTCATCCGCACCTGCGGGCTCGACCCGGCCAAGGTCAACCCCATGGGTGGCGCCATTGCTTTGGGCCATCCGCTGGGCGCCACGGGCGCCATCCGCGCCGCCACGGTGGTGCATGCGCTGCAGCGCCGCCAGCTGAGGTACGGCATGGTGACCATGTGCGTGGGCATGGGCCAGGGCGCGGCCGGCATCCTGGAACGTGTCTAG
- a CDS encoding 3-hydroxyacyl-CoA dehydrogenase/enoyl-CoA hydratase family protein, giving the protein MNRFPVRKVAVLGAGVMGAQIAAHLVNCRVPVVLFDLPAKDQDGAGSPPSKLSKSGIAQKAIENLKKIKPAPLGVADEAALIEPANYEEHLALLADCDLVIEAIAERMDWKLDLYTKIAPFVAPHALLASNTSGLSITKLSAVLPESIRPRFCGIHFFNPPRYMALVELIDTPATEPAVLDQLEAFATTTLGKSVVRAKDSPNFIANRVGIAGMLATMKEAETYGLGYDVVDDLTGKKLGRASSGTFRTADVVGLDTMAHVIKTLQDNLQDDPFYPSFATPAVLKGLIEKGALGQKAGAGFYKKVGKDIRRLDPATGDYVAAGGKADPLVDRILKKPPAERLTLLRESSNPQAKFLWAILRDAFHYAAVHLESIAETARDVDFAMRWGFGSKQGPFELWQAAGWKQVAEWVQADIDAGKALSSAPLPAWVFDGPVAEKGVHTPAGSWSPAAKAYVPQPELPVYARQHFRENVLGSGAVEPLKAGTEVWKNDDVRLWTLDGEVLIASITCKLHLISPAVVEGLLKAVELAEQSYTGVVIWSPDDVFSAGANLEALMPVFMKHGSKGIKPEVKKLQDALLRLRYAHVPVVAALRGIALGGGNEVAIHCARRVAAMESYMGFVEVGVGLVPAGGGLAYVARRAAEMAAAGNANADIQKFLIDGFTSAAMAKVGTSALENRKLGYLIDGDIVVPHKDELLFVAAAQVRAMAASGYRPPVRAPFPVAGRNAIATIKGQLANMRDGGFVSAHDFHLATLIAEVVCGGDVDGGSLVTEEYLHTLERDRFCALLDHPKTQERIMGMLQTGKPVRN; this is encoded by the coding sequence ATGAACCGATTCCCCGTGCGCAAGGTGGCCGTTCTCGGCGCTGGCGTGATGGGCGCGCAGATCGCCGCCCACCTCGTGAACTGCCGCGTGCCGGTGGTGCTGTTCGACCTGCCCGCGAAAGACCAGGACGGGGCAGGGTCCCCGCCTTCCAAGCTCTCGAAGAGCGGCATCGCGCAGAAGGCCATCGAGAACCTCAAGAAGATCAAGCCGGCCCCGCTGGGCGTGGCCGACGAGGCCGCGCTGATCGAGCCCGCCAACTACGAGGAGCACCTGGCGCTGCTCGCCGACTGCGACCTCGTCATCGAGGCCATCGCCGAGCGCATGGACTGGAAGCTCGATCTCTACACGAAGATCGCGCCCTTCGTGGCCCCGCACGCGCTGCTGGCCAGCAACACCTCGGGCCTGAGCATCACCAAGCTGAGCGCCGTGCTGCCCGAGTCCATCCGCCCGCGTTTCTGCGGCATCCACTTCTTCAACCCGCCGCGCTACATGGCGCTGGTGGAGCTGATCGACACGCCGGCCACCGAGCCCGCGGTGCTGGACCAGCTCGAGGCCTTCGCGACGACGACGCTGGGCAAGAGCGTGGTGCGCGCCAAGGACAGCCCCAACTTCATCGCCAACCGCGTGGGCATCGCCGGCATGCTGGCCACGATGAAGGAGGCCGAGACCTACGGCCTGGGCTACGACGTCGTCGACGACCTCACCGGCAAGAAGCTGGGCCGCGCCTCGAGCGGCACCTTCCGCACGGCCGATGTCGTGGGCCTGGACACCATGGCGCACGTCATCAAGACGCTGCAGGACAACCTGCAGGACGACCCGTTCTACCCGAGCTTCGCCACGCCGGCGGTGCTCAAGGGCCTGATCGAGAAGGGTGCGCTGGGCCAGAAGGCCGGTGCGGGCTTCTACAAAAAGGTGGGCAAGGACATCCGGCGCCTGGATCCCGCCACCGGCGACTACGTCGCCGCGGGCGGCAAGGCCGATCCGCTGGTGGACCGCATCCTCAAGAAGCCGCCCGCCGAGCGCCTGACGCTGCTGCGCGAGAGCAGCAACCCGCAGGCGAAGTTCCTCTGGGCCATCCTCCGCGACGCTTTCCATTACGCCGCCGTGCACCTGGAGAGCATCGCCGAGACGGCGCGTGATGTCGACTTCGCCATGCGCTGGGGCTTCGGCAGCAAGCAGGGCCCTTTCGAGCTGTGGCAGGCCGCCGGCTGGAAGCAGGTGGCCGAGTGGGTGCAGGCCGACATCGATGCCGGCAAGGCGCTGTCGAGCGCGCCGCTGCCCGCCTGGGTGTTCGACGGCCCGGTGGCCGAGAAGGGTGTGCACACGCCCGCGGGCTCGTGGAGCCCGGCCGCCAAGGCCTACGTGCCGCAGCCTGAGCTGCCCGTCTACGCGCGCCAGCACTTCCGCGAGAACGTGCTGGGCTCGGGCGCCGTGGAGCCGCTGAAGGCCGGTACCGAGGTCTGGAAGAACGACGACGTGCGCCTATGGACGCTGGACGGTGAAGTCCTCATCGCCAGCATCACCTGCAAGCTGCACCTCATCAGCCCGGCGGTTGTCGAGGGCCTGCTCAAGGCCGTCGAGCTGGCCGAGCAGTCGTACACGGGTGTCGTGATCTGGTCGCCGGACGACGTGTTCTCGGCGGGGGCCAACCTCGAGGCCCTGATGCCGGTGTTCATGAAGCACGGCAGCAAGGGCATCAAGCCCGAGGTGAAGAAGCTGCAGGATGCGCTGCTGCGCCTGCGCTATGCCCACGTGCCGGTGGTGGCCGCCCTGCGCGGCATCGCCTTGGGCGGTGGCAACGAGGTCGCCATCCACTGCGCCCGGCGCGTGGCCGCGATGGAGAGCTACATGGGCTTCGTCGAGGTCGGCGTGGGCCTCGTGCCGGCGGGTGGCGGCCTGGCCTACGTGGCACGCCGCGCCGCCGAGATGGCGGCGGCGGGCAATGCCAATGCCGACATCCAGAAGTTCCTGATCGACGGCTTCACCAGCGCCGCCATGGCCAAGGTGGGCACGAGCGCACTCGAGAACCGCAAGCTCGGCTACCTGATCGACGGCGACATCGTCGTGCCGCACAAGGACGAGCTGCTGTTCGTGGCCGCGGCGCAGGTCAGGGCGATGGCCGCCAGCGGGTACCGCCCGCCGGTGCGCGCGCCCTTCCCGGTGGCCGGCCGCAACGCCATCGCCACGATCAAGGGCCAGTTGGCGAACATGCGCGACGGCGGATTCGTGAGCGCGCACGATTTCCACCTCGCGACGCTGATCGCCGAAGTGGTGTGTGGCGGCGACGTCGACGGCGGCAGCCTCGTCACCGAGGAGTACCTGCACACGCTGGAGCGCGACCGCTTCTGCGCGCTGCTGGACCACCCCAAGACGCAAGAGCGGATCATGGGCATGCTGCAGACTGGCAAGCCCGTCAGGAACTGA
- a CDS encoding DUF2147 domain-containing protein, producing the protein MKTFVAAAALTLFAGAVLAQATTVGTPVGVWKTIDDKTKTERAQIRITESGGVLSGRIEKLLAPDAKPDAVCDKCSDDRKGKPIVGMEILRGVRKTDGHEHWDGGTILDAAEGKVYKVRMTPADGGKKLDVRGYVGMPMLGRTQTWIRIE; encoded by the coding sequence ATGAAGACCTTTGTTGCCGCCGCCGCCCTGACGCTGTTTGCCGGTGCCGTCCTGGCCCAGGCCACGACCGTGGGCACCCCGGTCGGCGTCTGGAAGACCATCGACGACAAGACCAAGACCGAACGCGCGCAGATCCGCATCACCGAGTCGGGCGGCGTGCTCAGCGGCCGCATCGAGAAGCTGCTGGCACCCGACGCCAAGCCCGATGCCGTCTGCGACAAGTGCAGCGACGACCGCAAGGGCAAGCCCATCGTCGGCATGGAGATCCTGCGCGGTGTGCGCAAGACCGACGGCCACGAGCACTGGGACGGCGGCACCATCCTCGACGCCGCCGAGGGCAAGGTCTACAAGGTGCGCATGACGCCCGCCGACGGCGGCAAGAAGCTCGACGTGCGCGGCTACGTCGGCATGCCCATGCTCGGCCGCACGCAGACCTGGATCCGCATCGAGTAA
- a CDS encoding acyl-CoA dehydrogenase C-terminal domain-containing protein: MPQYTPPLRDLQFVLHELLKVTEELKAYPAHAEIDPDTINAVLKEGGRFCAEVLAPLNLKGDQEGCTLDRTTHAVSTPKGFKEAYARYVEGGWPALSSDPAFGGQGLPHVVNQSFYEMANSANQAWTMYPGLARGAYECLHAHGSPEQKQLYLPKLVSGEWIGTMCLTEPHCGTDLGLLRSKAEPQADGSYRISGSKIFISGGENDFAANIVHLVLARLPDAPAGSKGISLFVVPKVLPTADGGVGARNGIFCTGLEHKMGINGSATCQITMEGAQGWLVGEPNKGLAAMFVMMNVARIGVGTQGLGLTEVAYQNAVVYAKERQQMRSLSGTKAADKPADPIIVHPDVRKMLLTARAYAEGGRALAMWTTLMVDKSLVTDDEDEKRDCEDLVALMTPIVKAFLTDNAWIATSHCMQVFGGHGYVKEWGMEQFVRDSRINMIYEGTNTIQSLDLLGRKVLADNGRKLKKFGALVQAFVEEEGVREDLQEFVNPLADLGDKLTKLTTELGMKAFGNADEVGGAAVDYLRVCGHLVFAYFFARMAKIALDKKKELGESCDPFYAAKLHTARFYFAKLLPETAGLIRSARTGVAPLLAMDEALF; the protein is encoded by the coding sequence ATGCCCCAGTACACCCCGCCGCTGCGCGACCTGCAGTTCGTGCTGCACGAACTGCTCAAGGTGACCGAGGAACTCAAGGCCTACCCGGCGCACGCCGAGATTGACCCCGACACCATCAACGCCGTGTTGAAGGAGGGCGGCAGGTTCTGCGCCGAGGTGCTGGCGCCGCTCAACCTGAAGGGCGACCAGGAAGGCTGCACGCTTGACCGCACGACACACGCGGTGAGCACGCCCAAGGGCTTCAAGGAGGCCTACGCCAGGTACGTGGAGGGCGGCTGGCCCGCCTTGTCTTCCGACCCCGCCTTCGGCGGCCAGGGCCTGCCGCACGTGGTGAACCAGAGTTTCTATGAGATGGCCAACAGCGCCAACCAGGCCTGGACCATGTACCCCGGCCTGGCGCGGGGTGCCTACGAGTGCCTGCACGCGCACGGCTCGCCCGAGCAGAAGCAGCTCTACCTGCCCAAGCTGGTGAGCGGCGAGTGGATCGGCACCATGTGCCTGACCGAGCCGCACTGCGGCACCGACCTCGGCCTGCTTCGCAGCAAGGCCGAACCGCAGGCCGACGGCAGCTACCGAATCAGCGGCAGCAAGATCTTCATCAGCGGCGGCGAAAACGACTTCGCCGCCAACATCGTGCACCTGGTGCTGGCCCGCCTGCCCGACGCGCCGGCCGGCAGCAAGGGCATCAGCCTGTTCGTGGTGCCCAAGGTCCTGCCCACGGCCGACGGCGGCGTGGGTGCGCGCAACGGCATCTTCTGCACGGGCCTTGAACACAAGATGGGCATCAACGGCAGCGCCACCTGCCAGATCACGATGGAAGGCGCGCAGGGCTGGCTGGTGGGCGAGCCCAACAAGGGCCTGGCGGCCATGTTCGTGATGATGAACGTGGCCCGCATCGGCGTGGGCACGCAGGGCCTGGGCCTCACCGAGGTGGCCTACCAGAACGCCGTGGTTTATGCGAAAGAGCGTCAGCAGATGCGCAGCCTGTCGGGCACCAAGGCCGCCGACAAGCCGGCCGATCCCATCATCGTGCACCCCGACGTGCGCAAGATGCTGCTCACCGCCCGCGCCTACGCCGAGGGCGGCCGTGCGCTGGCGATGTGGACGACGCTGATGGTCGACAAGTCGCTCGTCACCGACGACGAGGACGAGAAGCGCGACTGCGAGGACCTCGTGGCGTTGATGACCCCCATCGTCAAGGCCTTCCTCACCGACAACGCCTGGATCGCCACCTCGCACTGCATGCAGGTGTTTGGTGGTCACGGCTACGTCAAGGAATGGGGCATGGAGCAGTTCGTGCGCGACTCGCGCATCAACATGATCTACGAGGGCACCAACACCATCCAGAGCCTCGATCTGCTGGGCCGCAAGGTGCTGGCCGACAATGGCAGGAAGCTGAAGAAGTTCGGCGCATTGGTGCAGGCCTTCGTCGAGGAGGAAGGCGTGCGCGAGGACCTGCAGGAATTCGTGAACCCGCTGGCCGACCTGGGCGACAAGCTCACCAAGCTCACCACCGAGCTCGGCATGAAGGCCTTCGGCAATGCCGACGAGGTGGGCGGCGCGGCGGTGGACTACCTGCGCGTGTGTGGTCATCTGGTTTTTGCATACTTCTTCGCGCGCATGGCGAAGATTGCGCTCGACAAGAAGAAGGAACTGGGCGAGTCGTGCGACCCGTTCTACGCCGCGAAGCTGCACACCGCGCGCTTCTACTTCGCCAAGCTGTTGCCCGAGACCGCCGGCCTCATCCGCAGCGCCCGCACCGGCGTGGCGCCGCTGCTGGCCATGGACGAGGCGCTGTTCTGA
- a CDS encoding TetR/AcrR family transcriptional regulator — protein MHKGQQTRAAILEAALGLASHMGLEGLSIGALAEVTQMSKSGVFAHFGSREELQISVIREYHHRFEEEVFFPAIQQPRGLPRLSAMFENWVKRVSVEIDSGCIYISGAVEFDDRPGPVRDALAGMVRAWHKAMEKAIRLAVSEGHLHPDTDVEQMLFELHGLILVLHHDARFLRRPGALDRARRGFERTLLNYAVRAADTNPAALARRAHG, from the coding sequence ATGCACAAGGGCCAGCAGACGCGCGCCGCCATTCTCGAGGCCGCCCTGGGCCTGGCCTCGCACATGGGGCTGGAGGGCCTGTCCATCGGCGCACTGGCCGAGGTCACGCAGATGAGCAAGAGCGGTGTCTTCGCACACTTCGGCTCGCGCGAGGAGCTGCAGATCAGCGTCATACGCGAGTACCACCACCGCTTCGAGGAAGAGGTCTTTTTCCCAGCCATCCAGCAGCCGCGCGGCTTACCGCGTCTATCGGCCATGTTCGAGAACTGGGTCAAGCGCGTCAGCGTCGAAATCGACTCCGGCTGCATCTACATCAGCGGCGCCGTGGAGTTCGACGACCGCCCGGGCCCCGTGCGCGACGCGCTGGCCGGCATGGTGCGTGCATGGCACAAGGCGATGGAGAAGGCCATCCGCCTGGCCGTGAGCGAAGGTCACCTGCATCCCGACACCGACGTGGAACAGATGTTGTTCGAGCTGCACGGCCTGATCCTCGTGCTGCACCACGACGCCCGCTTCCTGCGCCGTCCCGGCGCGCTGGACCGCGCGCGCCGCGGCTTCGAGCGCACCTTGCTGAACTACGCGGTGCGCGCTGCCGATACCAACCCGGCCGCCCTCGCGCGCCGCGCCCACGGCTGA